The DNA window CTTGCCTATTAACAGAAAAGAGGAAGCTGATGATGCAAAACGATCTTTTGCTGGTGATTCTTGCAAGTTAGACAAATAGTTACTGAGAAATATTCCCTTCGGATATTGTTCAAGCGAATTTACTGCATTGATCATGGTTGTGCTTACACtaattcttttcttgtttttgtggAATTTCGGTTCAGTGATCACATAGCTTTTTGAAGGATGGAAGGAGGCAAAACCTAGTGGGAATGAGAAGCAGTTTTGTTGGGACAATTTTCTATCCTCAGTAACCTTGCGGTTGATTGATGATATGAGATTACAGTTTCTCAATTTATTATCTTACATTGAATTTGTTGACAAGTCCAGGGGTCCTAATGTAAGCTCTTAGTCGTAACTTTCATTTGCTTTTTATTAAACAACTACTACCCATATCCCCCCAGCTTTGTTTTCCTCTGTTCCGAATACACTAATTAGGATTTTTCCGTCGACTAATTTGTTAGTTAAGTGCTGATATGGTAGTAATCAAACATTAATACATGATGTATGTGCATGCAGGCTTACAACCAGTACAGTCATGATTTGGAGATGGTTTGTGTAATCCTTTGTGCCGGGCTCTACCCTAATGTTGTTCAGTgcaaaagaagaggaaaacgGACGGCGTTCTATACGAAAGAAGTTGGGAAGGTTGACATCCATCCAGCTTCTGTCAATGCCCGGGTTCATCTCTTCCCTCTGCCTTACATGGTATATAGCGAAAAGGTGAAAACCACCAGCATCTATGTTAGAGACTCTACCAACATTTTAGATTATGCCCTGCTTCTGTTTGGCGGTAATCTTCCCCGGCGAAAATGGCGAGGGCATTGAGATGCTTGGAGGTTATCTTCATTTCTCTGCTTCAAAGAGTGTAATTGACTTGATATGGGTAATGTCCCTCAATCTTGTTCCAGCAAATATTTGATGGCTTAGAAAAATTAAGACTATACACATTTATTTTTTGGTGACCATCCACAAGTATTTATCTTCTTGTGAAGACCATATAAGTAAGAACCATTAGGTGGTTTGAATGTTTAACTAAACTACCATTTGACAGTTCTCAATTATCATTTTTACATAAAGACAATTTCATGCGAGTGATCATCTCATTTTATCaataaatttaagaaaacaCAACTTCTTGTTACGATTAATTCGCTACGGGATTTGCAGAAATTACATGGAGAGCTTGACAAGCTTCTGAACAGAAAAATTGAAGAACCAGGATTGGACATTAATGCAGAAGGAAAAGGAGTGGTTGCTGCTGCTGTTGAGTTGCTTCACAGTCAAACCATTCGctgatttctttttcattcataAGGGTTTGTTCTTCTGCTGATTCCTGCCTTTCATTAGTAATAGTATGATATagatttcttatgattttgCTAGCAGCTTTTTTTAATCACTTATATGGAATGTACATGTGTTATATCTGTTTTGTCTTGTTTAGGATGGAAATTCTAATGGTAGACAACAAAAGTAGAAAAAGGACCGATTTTAACATTGTATTCTTACCAACataggagaaaaaaaaaggctTAGCAGTAGCATTAGGGAGAATGGTATGTGGGTCAGTGTTTTCATGTTTTGTcggagtttaattttaatgcacaagagtaaattatattattgttcaattaaatttattcattgAGATAACATTTTAAGTACATGATTTggtaattagttatttttattgatatagtaATAGTAATTAGATGATTTTGAAGGATATTATTAAATACCTATTTGAGAAGTTTTCACTTCTAA is part of the Arachis duranensis cultivar V14167 chromosome 1, aradu.V14167.gnm2.J7QH, whole genome shotgun sequence genome and encodes:
- the LOC110275477 gene encoding DExH-box ATP-dependent RNA helicase DExH1-like, with the protein product MRLQFLNLLSYIEFVDKSRGPNAYNQYSHDLEMVCVILCAGLYPNVVQCKRRGKRTAFYTKEVGKVDIHPASVNARVHLFPLPYMVYSEKVKTTSIYVRDSTNILDYALLLFGGNLPRRKWRGH